A part of Clarias gariepinus isolate MV-2021 ecotype Netherlands chromosome 14, CGAR_prim_01v2, whole genome shotgun sequence genomic DNA contains:
- the si:ch211-180a12.2 gene encoding uncharacterized protein si:ch211-180a12.2, translated as MKFKVLLYFFVLSQVKHVFPTEISVRLGSSVVLPCSFHLPDTDEFLNATWSFNGSIIASNNQTGSVHYLTKSATGSNVFFPLTLYNATPHSQGVYECHVQSNLTNYFSNVTLIILVSPSIFVPSPEVVLGQESAVDCWAKGFSPSYITFSWTRADKEIRAPKKSKTNRTKDGLYESFSQLVFIPELADRNVTYTCAVNHETLEKPLVREFRINLTILPKVTVSVVPSTSRSSPLTLACEINGFYPQNVSVLWKRNGTVLPETHQIQQNNDGTYRMRHFHTLSVEERERAGQVQCVAQQSHVSNLALSSIDLSAADSLVQKLVLTKSAKASVAMMIISLVLILLLCFGFSWKRRDEKQKSLSVSCIILPPRVVVGQKGRVTISIEGRRADQVQTAWFLNNVLLVDTSYTESNISRSHTPRASRVSILSEKNALLPSTALGYYKLHTRKPLQSAGPNKQLLSSFTFIPNLSVHKGSVFKCQISYKGKDKIVMERVSEKFTILSPPEVSEIQLSEPNEETGIVTMLVEASHFHPDVITFRWFCEGGELCPVAVPAALAAPRPDAQGFFSARSQCRLPKAELERGETAVWVTIHHMSLKQPIKRKTRGFIKKPTVSEISCTRFPSSPQPGLLTLSCSITSFYPPDIAVNWLKRCNDREMEVKKEEGLGEIRGPIQMQSRMFRAVAVLKEVENGLKNIDKDEEIVCRVEHCSLLAPIERVWTNSRIVAPSIPESIAVNWNTDGVGVFSLCLSDGVPNPKLIWAAGGSTLTPLISRETEKVTDIGGREIHSVCALVKSAVLQERKANFYLQNGQPCLLQSEEENGITNSERGREKQTEGAAVKPDFIEESTREQNELESLYINPVHMGKEGRRAEGECLRVTVEITHPAFHFPVYCTWTEPEDGAQS; from the exons ATGAAGTTTAAAGTCCTGTTGTATTTCTTTGTCCTGAGCCAAGTGAAACATG TATTTCCCACAGAGATATCTGTGCGTCTGGGCTCCTCTGTTGTCCTTCCCTGTTCGTTCCATCTCCCAGACACAGATGAATTCCTCAATGCCACCTGGTCCTTTAATGGATCCATCATTGCATCCAACAATCAAACAGGAAGTGTACATTACTTGACCAAGTCAGCCACTGGATCCAAtgtattttttcccctgacGTTGTATAATGCTACTCCGCACAGTCAGGGAGTATATGAGTGCCATGTACAGAGCAATCTAACCAATTACTTCAGCAATGTCACACTGATCATTTTGG TTTCACCGTCCATTTTTGTGCCTTCCCCAGAGGTAGTGTTGGGGCAAGAGAGTGCAGTAGATTGTTGGGCGAAAGGCTTCAGCCCTTCTTACATCACGTTCTCCTGGACACGAGCAGACAAAGAGATCAGAGCTCCtaaaaaatccaaaacaaacCGCACGAAGGATGGTCTATATGAAAGTTTTAGCCAGCTGGTATTCATTCCTGAACTTGCTGATCGAAATGTTACATATACCTGTGCGGTAAACCATGAAACTCTCGAGAAACCACTTGTGAGAGAGTTTAGAATAAATCTCACAA TTCTCCCCAAAGTCACAGTGTCTGTCGTGCCGTCCACCTCACGCTCATCCCCACTCACTTTAGCATGTGAAATCAATGGATTCTACCCACAGAATGTGTCTGTGCTGTGGAAAAGAAACGGCACTGTCCTGCCTGAGACCCATCAGATTCAACAGAACAATGATGGAACATATAGAATGCGTCACTTTCACACCCTCAGCGTagaggagagagagcgagcTGGACAAGTGCAGTGTGTGGCTCAACAATCTCATGTATCCAATCTAGCTTTGAGCTCCATTGACCTATCAGCTGCAGATTCGTTGG TGCAGAAGCTAGTCCTGACTAAATCTGCAAAAGCATCAGTGGCGATGATGATCATTTCCCTGGTTCTCATCCTTCTGCTTTGTTTTGGCTTTTCTTGGAAGAGAAGAGATG AGAAGCAAAAAAGTTTAAGTGTGTCTTGCATCATTCTGCCCCCAAGAGTGGTTGTGGGACAGAAAGGCCGGGTCACCATCAGCATAGAAGGCAGAAGAGCAGATCAAGTCCAAACTGCCTGGTTTCTCAACAATGTTCTTTTAGTAGATACATCTTACACAG AAAGCAACATCTCAAGAAGTCACACTCCAAGGGCATCTCGTGTATCAATTTTGTCAGAAAAAAACGCTTTGCTGCCATCTACTGCTCTAGGTTATTACAAACTGCACACGAGGAAGCCCCTGCAGTCAGCTGGCCCAAACAAACAGCTCCTTTCCTCTTTCACCTTCATCCCTAACCTGTCTGTTCATAAAGGGTCAGTCTTCAAATGCCAGATTTCCTATAAAGGGAAAGACAAGATAGTGATGGAGAGAGTGTCAGAGAAATTTACTATCCTGT CACCACCTGAGGTCTCAGAAATCCAACTTTCGGAGCCAAATGAAGAGACAG GTATAGTCACAATGTTGGTCGAGGCCTCCCACTTCCACCCAGACGTCATCACCTTCCGCTGGTTCTGTGAGGGGGGGGAGCTGTGTCCCGTGGCTGTCCCAGCAGCCCTTGCAGCACCACGTCCCGATGCCCAAGGCTTCTTTTCAGCCCGGAGCCAGTGCAGGTTACCTAAGGCCGAGCTGGAGAGAGGAGAAACTGCGGTGTGGGTGACCATCCATCACATGTCTCTTAAACAGCCTATCAAAAGAAAGACCAGAG GGTTCATAAAGAAGCCCACCGTATCAGAAATCAGCTGCACTCGTTTCCCATCAAGTCCACAACCGGGACTTCTAACACTGTCCTGTAGCATTACAAGCTTCTACCCTCCTGACATTGCAGTTAACTGGCTTAAGCGATGCAATGACAGGGAGATGGAAGTTAAGAAAGAGGAAGGGCTGGGGGAAATACGGGGGCCGATCCAGATGCAGTCAAGAATGTTTAGAGCAGTGGCGGTGTTAAAGGAAGTGGAGAACGGGCTGAAGAACATAGATAAGGATGAAGAGATTGTGTGCAGAGTTGAGCATTGCTCCCTCCTTGCACCAATAGAGCGAGTCTGGACAAACTCTCGCATTG TGGCTCCCTCCATCCCTGAGTCCATTGCTGTTAACTGGAATACTGATGGTGTAGGGGTGTTTTCCTTGTGTCTGTCTGATGGTGTTCCAAATCCCAAACTCATTTGGGCTGCAGGAGGCTCCACTCTCACCCCGCTTATCtccagagagacagaaaaagtgaCAGACATAGGGGGAAGAGAGATACATAGTGTCTGTGCTTTGGTGAAATCTGCAGTACTACAAGAACGCAAAGCCAACTTTTATCTCCAAAATGGTCAACCATGCT TATTGCAAAGTGAAGAGGAAAATGGGATTACAAACAGTGAAAGAGGACGAGAGAAGCAAACAGAAGGGGCTGCAGTAAAACCAGACTTCATAGAGGAGAGCACACGGGAACAAAATGAACTTGAGTCATTGTATATAAATCCAGTGCACATGGGGAAGGAAGGAAGACGGGCTGAAGGAGAATGTTTGAGAGTCACAGTGGAGATTACTCATCCTGCATTTCACTTTCCTGTTTACTGCACCTGGACAG AGCCTGAAGATGGAGCACAATCCTAA